In Priestia megaterium NBRC 15308 = ATCC 14581, the following proteins share a genomic window:
- a CDS encoding M50 family metallopeptidase, which produces MEQSTTLFLFILLAFVLTRGIPFIGSFAPSINQLLRHIGRYFSNLNTMFHEDGHALMGLIVGKGVNRIELYTNNEGVAVTATYAGSRGWLPRVIIALAGYPFSSAMAYLFFYLLVHHHYDWLFYGLGSVVVINLLLWVRNGYGIVWLFSIGLILGGIYYLQDPQLTRYSMMFVGALLLVESLFSAFIIFVLSIKYPHDAGDATSLKQLTHLSARFWGFLFFAQAVYVAYLIFQLIY; this is translated from the coding sequence ATGGAACAATCTACTACGCTTTTCTTATTTATTTTATTAGCTTTTGTGCTAACAAGAGGCATTCCCTTTATAGGTTCATTTGCTCCTAGCATTAATCAGCTGCTTCGGCATATTGGACGTTATTTTTCAAATTTAAATACGATGTTTCATGAAGATGGCCACGCGTTAATGGGGCTTATTGTCGGAAAAGGCGTCAATCGCATTGAGCTTTATACCAATAATGAAGGCGTAGCTGTGACTGCCACCTACGCAGGATCCCGTGGATGGCTGCCGCGCGTTATTATTGCTTTAGCCGGCTACCCGTTCAGCTCAGCAATGGCTTATCTGTTTTTCTACCTGCTCGTTCACCATCACTACGACTGGCTTTTTTACGGGTTAGGAAGTGTTGTTGTTATTAATTTACTGCTTTGGGTACGTAACGGATACGGAATTGTGTGGCTTTTTTCTATCGGTTTGATCCTCGGAGGTATTTATTATTTACAAGACCCACAGCTTACACGCTACAGCATGATGTTTGTTGGTGCACTCTTACTTGTAGAATCTCTATTTTCTGCCTTTATTATTTTTGTGTTAAGCATCAAATATCCACACGATGCAGGTGACGCTACGAGTTTAAAGCAGCTTACCCATCTTTCAGCACGCTTTTGGGGTTTTTTATTTTTCGCACAGGCCGTGTACGTGGCTTATTTAATTTTTCAACTGATTTATTAA
- a CDS encoding amidase translates to MKDTWNAFVDSDLYVPPTGTGMLNNLSFALKDVFDVQGHISSAGNPDWLATHQPASEHADVVAALLKEGAALKGVTHTDELMYGLNGENAHYGTPVNPKSADRIPGGSSSGSAVAVAAGLTDFAIGTDTGGSVRIPSSYCGIFGYRPSHGRISTNGLIPLAPSFDTVGVMARDGHTLQKVGAVLLNSTSRASGFTRLYVPTDVMELVDEQSMRALAPSISHVMESFSTIEEIAIAPQGFSAYMETFRLLQGKEIWQTHGEWIQKENPTFGEDIGSRFQWASTLTLLNMNYIEEKRRELRYFMYSQLGEEGILVLPTAPGPAPVKDARGPELENRRLRTLQMTCIAGLSGLPQVTIPAGELDGLPVGLSFIAGYNQDEKLLNWVKENSGRIIQASVRSVS, encoded by the coding sequence ATGAAAGATACGTGGAACGCATTTGTAGACAGTGACCTTTACGTACCTCCAACGGGAACGGGAATGTTAAATAACTTGAGTTTTGCGTTAAAAGACGTATTTGATGTACAAGGACATATATCAAGTGCGGGAAATCCAGATTGGCTCGCCACGCATCAGCCTGCAAGCGAACATGCAGACGTAGTAGCTGCTCTTTTAAAAGAAGGAGCTGCACTAAAGGGAGTTACGCATACCGATGAGCTTATGTACGGATTAAATGGAGAAAACGCGCATTACGGAACACCCGTAAACCCAAAAAGCGCAGATCGAATTCCGGGAGGTTCTTCAAGCGGATCAGCGGTTGCTGTCGCAGCGGGACTAACTGATTTTGCGATTGGAACAGATACGGGAGGATCGGTTCGAATTCCTTCAAGCTACTGCGGTATTTTTGGGTATCGTCCTTCTCACGGACGCATTTCTACAAACGGTCTGATTCCACTTGCTCCAAGCTTTGATACAGTTGGTGTAATGGCTAGAGACGGCCACACTCTGCAAAAAGTAGGAGCGGTTTTATTAAATTCAACGTCGCGTGCTAGTGGATTTACACGGCTGTATGTACCAACAGATGTGATGGAACTTGTGGATGAACAAAGCATGCGAGCTCTTGCGCCGTCTATCAGCCACGTAATGGAGTCTTTCTCTACTATAGAAGAGATAGCGATTGCTCCTCAGGGTTTTTCTGCATATATGGAAACCTTCCGTTTGCTGCAAGGAAAAGAAATCTGGCAAACGCACGGAGAGTGGATTCAAAAAGAAAACCCAACGTTTGGAGAAGACATTGGAAGCCGCTTTCAATGGGCCAGCACTCTTACATTATTAAATATGAATTATATAGAAGAAAAGCGTCGTGAACTTCGCTATTTTATGTACTCACAGCTTGGGGAAGAAGGAATATTAGTCCTTCCTACAGCTCCAGGACCCGCGCCTGTAAAAGATGCAAGAGGACCGGAGTTAGAAAACAGAAGATTGCGAACACTTCAAATGACGTGTATTGCCGGCCTGAGCGGTCTTCCCCAAGTTACGATACCTGCAGGAGAACTAGACGGTTTGCCAGTCGGTTTATCTTTTATTGCAGGATACAACCAAGATGAAAAATTATTAAATTGGGTGAAAGAAAACAGCGGTCGTATCATTCAAGCATCGGTAAGGAGCGTATCATGA
- a CDS encoding fumarylacetoacetate hydrolase family protein has product MKLVNIIEQGKEQAAILDNDSILLIEDINTKYLTNWSTTIWDLIQYKELRHLETWYAHNKFGMNSSFPVLHLQGRKTAPIISNPSKLLGIGFNYAASEEKLKDYNRAIDPVSFLKPATAIIGPDDSIRIPKQSYKTTAEAELAVVIGETCKDIEPDEAINVIAGYTSAIDVTAADIHAANHRYLMRAKSFDTFCSIGSEFITKESISNVKSLQVRTLLNGDMQHENTVSNMIYDIAYCVSFFSKVMTLHPGDIILTGTPGPAVIEDGDCIECHIEGMLPLKNKVKDMKKVPQQI; this is encoded by the coding sequence ATGAAGTTAGTAAATATAATAGAGCAAGGGAAAGAACAAGCAGCCATTTTAGACAATGACAGCATTCTGCTTATAGAAGATATCAATACTAAATATTTAACAAACTGGTCTACAACAATTTGGGATCTTATTCAATATAAAGAACTTCGCCACCTTGAAACATGGTACGCCCATAATAAATTTGGTATGAACAGCTCTTTTCCCGTACTGCACTTGCAGGGCAGAAAAACAGCTCCTATCATTAGTAACCCGTCGAAATTGTTAGGCATTGGGTTTAATTATGCGGCTTCTGAAGAAAAATTAAAAGACTACAACCGTGCCATTGATCCAGTTAGTTTTTTAAAACCCGCAACCGCCATTATTGGACCAGATGACAGCATTCGTATTCCAAAGCAGTCCTACAAAACAACGGCTGAAGCGGAACTAGCGGTGGTAATCGGTGAAACGTGTAAGGATATAGAGCCAGATGAAGCCATAAATGTAATTGCTGGTTATACGTCAGCAATTGACGTAACCGCAGCTGATATTCATGCGGCGAATCATCGCTACTTAATGCGAGCGAAAAGCTTTGATACATTTTGCAGTATAGGCTCAGAATTTATTACAAAAGAAAGTATATCAAATGTGAAATCACTTCAAGTGCGCACATTGCTAAACGGAGACATGCAGCATGAAAATACAGTGTCTAATATGATTTACGACATCGCATACTGTGTTTCATTTTTCTCAAAAGTCATGACGCTGCATCCAGGTGATATCATTCTAACAGGAACGCCGGGACCCGCTGTTATTGAAGACGGGGACTGTATTGAATGCCATATTGAAGGCATGCTTCCATTAAAAAATAAAGTGAAAGATATGAAGAAAGTGCCTCAGCAAATCTAA
- the galE gene encoding UDP-glucose 4-epimerase GalE, with protein sequence MILVIGGAGYIGSHLVKELVKTNEVVVLDNLSTGHRWAIDEKAVFVEGNLGNEKDLESVFTNHKIDAVMHFAANSLVGESVTDPLKYYQNNVAATLTLLQTMMKHHVKKFIFSSTAATYGIPSVDIITEDTATNPINPYGRSKLMIEQILADFASAYDMEYVVLRYFNAAGAYETAEIGECHDPETHLIPIILQHLLGERENISVFGSDYDTADGTCIRDYIHVTDLANAHISALQALLDGSKKTATYNLGNGLGYSVKEVIETCEKVTGKKANVVMADRRAGDPARLVASSDKIHAELGWKAQISLEKIIASAWNWHQNSAKVTN encoded by the coding sequence ATGATTTTAGTCATCGGAGGAGCAGGCTATATCGGAAGCCACCTAGTAAAAGAATTAGTGAAAACAAATGAAGTTGTGGTGCTTGATAATCTATCAACGGGTCATCGCTGGGCAATCGATGAGAAAGCGGTATTCGTAGAAGGAAATCTAGGTAATGAGAAAGATTTAGAAAGCGTATTCACAAATCATAAAATTGATGCTGTCATGCATTTTGCTGCTAATAGTTTAGTAGGGGAGTCAGTAACAGATCCTCTTAAATATTATCAAAACAACGTAGCTGCGACGTTAACCCTTTTACAAACGATGATGAAGCACCATGTGAAAAAGTTTATTTTTTCATCTACTGCTGCTACATATGGGATTCCTTCTGTAGATATTATTACAGAAGATACGGCAACAAACCCAATAAATCCGTACGGACGTTCAAAGTTAATGATTGAACAGATTTTAGCTGACTTTGCAAGTGCCTACGATATGGAATATGTGGTGCTTCGTTACTTCAACGCAGCGGGTGCTTACGAAACAGCAGAAATTGGCGAGTGCCATGATCCTGAAACGCACTTGATTCCGATCATTCTTCAGCACCTTCTTGGTGAACGTGAAAACATCTCTGTATTCGGCTCAGACTACGATACTGCAGACGGAACGTGCATCCGTGACTACATTCACGTAACGGACCTAGCGAATGCTCATATTTCAGCGCTTCAGGCATTGTTAGACGGCTCGAAGAAAACAGCAACGTACAATCTTGGAAACGGACTTGGCTACTCTGTAAAAGAAGTGATCGAAACGTGTGAAAAAGTAACCGGTAAAAAAGCGAATGTTGTAATGGCAGACCGTCGCGCTGGAGATCCGGCACGCCTAGTTGCATCTTCTGATAAAATTCATGCAGAATTAGGCTGGAAAGCGCAAATTTCATTAGAAAAAATCATCGCATCAGCTTGGAACTGGCATCAAAACAGCGCAAAAGTAACAAATTAA